Proteins from a single region of Novosphingobium sp. CECT 9465:
- a CDS encoding type II toxin-antitoxin system RelE/ParE family toxin, which produces MLLRVSPRKRPKQLSRLLFRGVNPRVVEVRFSIASENDLADIDTYSMSEFGSAVAAAYMHSFTSAFQKLRDFPKAGRAMPELGRGVRYLSHRQHGIIYKLTRDDLLIVRIVHHAMDAQSAVKQAKHDR; this is translated from the coding sequence GTGTTGCTTCGGGTATCTCCTCGGAAACGCCCGAAACAATTATCGAGACTATTATTTCGCGGCGTAAATCCGCGCGTGGTTGAAGTTCGCTTTTCCATTGCTTCCGAAAACGACCTTGCGGACATCGATACGTATAGCATGAGCGAGTTCGGAAGTGCCGTAGCGGCTGCCTACATGCACAGCTTCACCAGCGCATTCCAGAAATTGCGCGATTTCCCGAAGGCGGGACGGGCTATGCCTGAATTGGGGCGTGGCGTTCGCTACCTGAGCCACCGTCAACATGGCATTATCTACAAGCTCACGCGTGACGATCTGCTGATTGTGCGTATCGTACATCATGCAATGGATGCTCAAAGCGCTGTGAAGCAGGCCAAGCATGACCGATAA
- the ruvA gene encoding Holliday junction branch migration protein RuvA has translation MIAKLTGILDDTGPDWAVIDVNGVGYLVQCSAKTLTHLGIRGDKVVVHTEMQVSETDQRLIGFTSAGERAWFRLLTAVQGVGSKVALAILSALAIEELQRACAHGDAAMVARANGVGPKLASRIVNELKDKAGGLAGYASPAGMGGDVSYVPPGSASADAISALQNLGFKPLVANNAVGKAVEELGEDAGLNDLVRVALKRAAG, from the coding sequence ATGATCGCCAAGCTCACCGGCATACTCGACGACACCGGCCCCGACTGGGCCGTGATCGACGTGAACGGCGTCGGCTACCTCGTGCAGTGCTCGGCCAAGACGCTGACCCATCTCGGCATCCGCGGGGACAAGGTGGTGGTTCACACCGAAATGCAGGTGAGCGAGACCGACCAGCGCCTGATCGGCTTCACCAGCGCGGGCGAACGCGCCTGGTTCCGCCTGCTGACCGCCGTGCAGGGCGTGGGGAGCAAAGTGGCGCTGGCGATCCTTTCAGCCCTCGCCATCGAGGAACTCCAACGCGCCTGCGCCCATGGCGATGCCGCGATGGTGGCGCGCGCCAACGGCGTCGGGCCGAAGCTGGCGAGCCGGATCGTCAACGAATTGAAGGACAAGGCAGGCGGTCTCGCGGGCTATGCCTCTCCTGCTGGAATGGGCGGCGATGTCTCTTACGTGCCGCCGGGTTCGGCCAGTGCGGACGCGATCTCGGCACTACAGAATCTGGGTTTCAAGCCGCTGGTTGCCAACAACGCGGTGGGCAAGGCGGTCGAGGAACTGGGCGAGGACGCGGGGTTGAACGACCTTGTGCGGGTCGCGCTGAAGAGGGCGGCGGGGTGA
- the ruvC gene encoding crossover junction endodeoxyribonuclease RuvC produces the protein MIILGIDPGLTVTGWGVISKSGSSLRHVANGQIRTNAKASMAERLVELDAALGTVIDLYKPDSGAVEEVFMNVNPQSTLKLGQARGVAMLSIARSGIPVEEYSTKVIKKALVGTGGAEKQQIQHMLKILLPGVKLAGEDASDALAVAITHANMLGSHR, from the coding sequence ATGATCATCCTTGGCATCGATCCCGGCCTTACCGTCACCGGCTGGGGCGTGATCTCCAAATCGGGCAGCAGCCTGCGTCATGTCGCCAATGGCCAGATCCGCACCAATGCCAAGGCGAGCATGGCCGAACGACTCGTCGAACTCGACGCGGCGCTGGGCACCGTGATCGACCTCTACAAGCCCGATTCAGGTGCCGTGGAAGAGGTGTTCATGAACGTGAACCCGCAATCCACGCTCAAGCTGGGGCAGGCACGCGGGGTGGCCATGCTGTCCATCGCGCGGTCCGGCATCCCCGTTGAGGAATACTCGACCAAGGTCATCAAGAAGGCGCTGGTCGGCACCGGCGGCGCGGAAAAGCAGCAGATCCAGCACATGCTCAAGATTCTGCTGCCCGGCGTGAAGCTGGCAGGCGAGGACGCGTCCGACGCGCTGGCCGTGGCAATCACTCACGCCAACATGCTCGGCAGCCATCGCTAG
- a CDS encoding DUF3147 family protein, whose translation MIALAAKALLSGLLIALIAEIGRKLPAVGALVASLPLVSVLGMILLWRERPDVENMAVHAEATFWYVLPSLPMFLVIPRMLRAGMPFWMALGAGCALTVALYLAMIQIGPRLGLRL comes from the coding sequence ATGATCGCTCTGGCTGCCAAGGCGCTGCTGTCGGGATTGCTGATCGCCCTGATCGCCGAGATCGGGCGAAAGCTTCCGGCGGTAGGAGCACTGGTAGCCTCGCTTCCGCTTGTTTCCGTTCTTGGAATGATTTTGCTTTGGCGCGAGCGGCCAGATGTCGAAAACATGGCCGTTCATGCCGAAGCGACGTTCTGGTATGTCCTCCCCTCGCTCCCCATGTTTCTCGTCATCCCGCGCATGCTACGTGCGGGCATGCCGTTTTGGATGGCGCTGGGGGCAGGCTGCGCGCTCACCGTCGCGCTTTATCTCGCGATGATACAAATCGGTCCACGGTTGGGGCTGAGACTTTAG
- a CDS encoding YebC/PmpR family DNA-binding transcriptional regulator — MAGHSKFKNIMHRKGAQDKKRSAQFSKLSREITVAAKMGMPDPDMNPRLRAAVNAAKAQSMPKDNIARAIDKASKGEGDNYEEVRYEGYGPGGVAVIVEALTDNRNRTATNVRTAFSKNGGNLGASGAVSHGFERLGLIEYPGSVGDEEKVLEAAIEAGADDVESDEDSHSIWVAVENLHEVARELEKVLGEAEGVKLAWKPSLKTVVSADDAATLLKLIDVLDDDDDVQTVWGNYEIPDEVMEKLG, encoded by the coding sequence ATGGCAGGCCATTCCAAATTCAAGAACATCATGCACCGCAAGGGTGCGCAGGACAAAAAGCGCTCGGCGCAATTCTCCAAGCTTTCCCGCGAAATCACCGTCGCGGCCAAGATGGGCATGCCCGACCCGGACATGAACCCGCGCCTGCGCGCCGCCGTCAACGCGGCCAAGGCGCAGTCCATGCCCAAGGACAACATCGCCCGCGCCATCGACAAGGCGAGCAAGGGCGAAGGCGATAACTACGAAGAAGTGCGCTACGAAGGCTATGGTCCCGGCGGCGTCGCGGTCATCGTCGAAGCCCTGACCGACAACCGCAACCGCACCGCCACCAACGTGCGCACCGCATTCTCGAAGAACGGCGGCAACCTTGGCGCGAGCGGCGCGGTGAGCCACGGCTTCGAACGACTGGGTCTGATCGAATATCCCGGCAGCGTGGGCGATGAGGAAAAAGTCCTCGAAGCCGCGATCGAAGCGGGCGCGGACGATGTCGAATCGGACGAGGATTCGCACTCCATCTGGGTCGCCGTGGAAAACCTCCATGAAGTCGCCCGCGAACTTGAAAAGGTGCTGGGCGAGGCCGAGGGCGTGAAGCTGGCATGGAAGCCAAGCCTCAAGACCGTGGTTTCTGCCGACGATGCGGCCACCCTGCTCAAGCTGATCGACGTGCTCGACGACGATGACGACGTGCAGACCGTATGGGGCAATTACGAAATCCCCGACGAGGTGATGGAGAAGCTGGGTTGA
- a CDS encoding type II CAAX prenyl endopeptidase Rce1 family protein, with product MLVLLKCGLPLADGALSGNDCAMIDQTTVSATLTEPFGFWRHPRPMRPEGLRAPGAWRRWGLLTALQVGVLLGVVVQVMMLWQKAFGLPSPDAFDGLNPLALWGGAVLLAPVLEELFFRAWLGGLPRALWAMAAVVLGLALFVAVGKGSAVVGGGILVATVVVALGGWLRLRRRADWPRWFDRAFPVLFHVNAAIFAAIHLANYPKFTWVLIPMVLPQLWTGLMLGFIRLRIGLIAAMLTHVVSNAVTLGIALSAG from the coding sequence TTGCTGGTCTTGCTGAAATGTGGGTTGCCCCTAGCGGACGGCGCGCTTTCGGGCAATGATTGCGCGATGATCGATCAGACGACCGTTTCCGCCACCTTGACCGAACCCTTCGGCTTCTGGCGCCACCCCCGCCCGATGCGGCCCGAAGGCTTGCGCGCGCCGGGGGCGTGGCGGCGGTGGGGGCTGCTGACCGCGCTGCAGGTGGGCGTGCTTCTGGGCGTGGTCGTGCAGGTGATGATGCTGTGGCAGAAGGCGTTCGGCCTGCCATCGCCCGATGCGTTCGATGGTCTCAACCCGCTGGCCTTGTGGGGCGGGGCGGTACTGCTGGCCCCGGTGCTGGAGGAACTGTTCTTCCGGGCATGGCTTGGCGGGTTGCCGCGCGCGCTGTGGGCCATGGCGGCGGTCGTGCTGGGCCTCGCGCTGTTCGTTGCCGTGGGCAAGGGCAGTGCAGTTGTCGGCGGCGGCATACTGGTGGCGACGGTAGTCGTGGCGCTGGGCGGATGGTTGCGCCTGCGTCGCCGTGCCGATTGGCCCCGTTGGTTCGATCGTGCCTTTCCGGTGCTGTTCCATGTGAATGCCGCCATTTTCGCAGCGATTCACCTCGCGAACTATCCGAAGTTCACGTGGGTCCTCATCCCGATGGTGCTGCCGCAATTGTGGACGGGGTTGATGCTTGGCTTCATCCGCCTGCGCATCGGGCTGATTGCGGCGATGCTCACTCACGTCGTGTCGAATGCGGTCACGCTGGGCATCGCGCTTTCGGCGGGTTAG
- a CDS encoding heavy metal-binding domain-containing protein encodes MILSTTSIIEGRPVQRYLGVVTGEVILGANIVRDIFASITDIFGGRSGKYEEVLSRGREQALRELEDKALAMGANAVIGVDIDYETIGARGSMLMVSVSGTAVVL; translated from the coding sequence ATGATCTTGTCCACCACCAGCATTATCGAAGGCCGTCCGGTGCAGCGCTATCTTGGCGTGGTGACCGGAGAGGTGATCCTTGGCGCGAACATCGTGCGCGACATCTTCGCCTCCATTACCGACATCTTCGGCGGGCGTTCGGGCAAGTATGAGGAAGTGCTTTCGCGCGGGCGCGAACAGGCGCTGCGCGAGCTTGAGGACAAGGCACTGGCGATGGGCGCGAATGCCGTGATCGGCGTGGACATCGATTACGAAACCATCGGTGCGCGCGGATCGATGCTGATGGTCAGCGTCAGCGGCACGGCGGTCGTGCTTTAG
- a CDS encoding IS5 family transposase (programmed frameshift), with protein sequence MSRYDLTDFEWRVIEPMLPNKPRGVPRVDDRRVLNGIFWVLRSGAPWRDLPERYGPRTTCYNRFVRWRKAGVWDRMMDAITAAHDGDIQMIDSTSIRAHQQAATGKKGDRDHCLGRSRGGLTTKIHAVVDGQGLPIRLSLTAGQSHDGQAADDLLNHVGAGTIVLADKAYDADRIRASLREKGSFANIPPKANRKSKPYFSTWLYRERNLIERYFSKLKHFRRVATRYDKLAENFLAMVQLASMRLWLRVYESTA encoded by the exons ATGAGCCGATATGACCTGACCGATTTCGAGTGGCGTGTGATCGAACCAATGTTGCCCAACAAGCCTAGAGGCGTGCCACGTGTCGATGACCGGCGTGTGCTGAATGGCATCTTCTGGGTGCTGCGGTCAGGGGCGCCGTGGCGAGACTTGCCGGAACGCTATGGCCCGCGCACAACCTGCTACAATCGCTTCGTGCGATGGCGAAAAGCCGGTGTGTGGGATCGAATGATGGACGCCATCACCGCCGCCCATGATGGCGATATCCAGATGATCGACAGCACTTCCATCCGGGCGCACCAACAGGCTGCGACGG GCAAAAAGGGGGATCGAGATCATTGTCTCGGTCGCTCCCGAGGCGGGCTCACCACCAAAATCCACGCGGTCGTCGATGGGCAAGGCCTCCCGATCCGGCTCAGCCTGACTGCCGGGCAAAGCCACGACGGGCAAGCGGCTGACGATCTACTCAATCACGTTGGCGCCGGAACAATCGTGCTGGCAGACAAGGCGTATGACGCCGATCGTATCCGAGCGTCTCTCCGCGAAAAGGGATCGTTTGCCAACATTCCGCCCAAGGCAAACCGGAAGTCGAAACCGTACTTCAGCACATGGCTGTACCGCGAGCGGAACCTGATCGAACGCTATTTCTCCAAATTGAAGCACTTCCGCAGAGTAGCTACCCGCTACGACAAGTTGGCCGAAAACTTTCTGGCCATGGTCCAACTCGCCTCAATGCGCCTGTGGCTGCGCGTTTATGAGTCTACGGCCTAA
- a CDS encoding DUF2312 domain-containing protein: MAETADDRLRLLIERIERLEEEKKGIGDDIKDVYNEGKAVGYDVKIMRQIIRLRKMKPDDRREMEAILELYKTALGIE; encoded by the coding sequence ATGGCCGAAACCGCCGATGACCGCCTGCGCCTTCTGATCGAACGCATTGAACGCCTCGAAGAGGAAAAGAAGGGCATCGGCGACGATATCAAGGACGTTTACAATGAGGGCAAGGCGGTCGGATACGATGTTAAAATCATGCGGCAGATCATTCGTTTGCGTAAGATGAAGCCCGATGACCGCCGTGAGATGGAAGCGATTCTAGAGCTTTACAAGACCGCTTTGGGTATCGAGTAA
- a CDS encoding DUF1244 domain-containing protein — translation MDTNAIEHDGPDDRDALDQLPDAVAAAAFRRLVRHLRHRHDVQNIDLMGLTGFCRNCLADWINDAGAGFDKATAREVIHGLPADEWKTRFQTEATPEQLARMEESVKKNRATH, via the coding sequence GTGGATACGAATGCAATCGAACATGACGGCCCAGATGATCGCGATGCGCTGGACCAGCTTCCCGATGCCGTGGCCGCTGCCGCGTTCCGCAGGCTCGTCCGACACTTGCGCCATCGACACGATGTCCAGAACATCGATCTGATGGGCCTTACAGGCTTCTGCCGAAATTGCCTGGCGGACTGGATCAACGATGCCGGCGCAGGCTTCGACAAGGCGACGGCGCGCGAAGTCATCCACGGACTTCCGGCTGACGAATGGAAGACGCGCTTCCAGACCGAAGCCACGCCGGAACAGCTGGCGCGCATGGAGGAAAGCGTGAAGAAGAACCGCGCAACGCACTGA
- the pyk gene encoding pyruvate kinase: protein MTRGRKVKILATVGPASRSPEMLEKLVRAGADAFRVNMSHGDHAVHAETIASIRALEQKLGRAITVLCDLQGPKLRVGQFKEGRAVIRHSGHFTLDRNPEPGDETRVCLPHPELFGVLQKGQRLLIDDGKLRLRVIRADDNEILCSAEVGGVISDRKGVNVPDAVVPVPALTEKDRRDLSFAVEHGADWIALSFVQRPEDVAEARRLMGGYGALMAKIEKPAAISRLEEIVELSDGIMVARGDLGVELNPEEVPPLQKRIVESARRQGKPVVVATQMLESMIEAPTPTRAEVSDVANAVYDGADAVMLSAETAAGAWPEEAVTIMHRIAAQVEADPGYAARVHFVETLPDPTTADALAQAAASIAETLPIAGIIVFTGSGSTARRVARERPAVPMLVLTPSEKTARKVGLLWGAHAVSTRDIGSFEEMIAKGKRMALRHGFGTAGSRLVALAGVPFGTPGATNLLHVVTLTGNELDRYT, encoded by the coding sequence ATGACCAGAGGGCGCAAGGTCAAGATTCTCGCCACCGTCGGCCCGGCCAGCCGCTCTCCCGAAATGCTGGAAAAGCTGGTGCGGGCAGGGGCCGACGCCTTTCGCGTCAACATGAGCCATGGCGACCATGCCGTCCATGCCGAAACCATCGCCAGCATCCGGGCGCTGGAACAGAAGCTTGGCCGCGCAATCACGGTGCTGTGTGATCTGCAGGGGCCGAAGCTGCGTGTGGGGCAGTTCAAGGAGGGCCGCGCGGTGATCCGCCATTCGGGCCACTTCACGCTTGATCGCAATCCTGAACCGGGCGACGAAACACGCGTCTGCCTGCCGCACCCGGAATTGTTCGGTGTGCTTCAGAAGGGCCAGCGCCTGCTGATTGACGATGGCAAGTTGCGGCTGCGCGTGATTCGCGCCGACGACAACGAGATCCTGTGTTCGGCGGAAGTGGGCGGCGTGATTTCCGACCGCAAGGGCGTGAACGTGCCCGATGCGGTCGTGCCGGTGCCTGCGCTTACCGAAAAGGACCGCCGCGACTTGTCATTTGCGGTTGAACATGGCGCGGACTGGATCGCGCTGTCATTCGTTCAGCGCCCTGAGGACGTGGCCGAAGCCCGCCGCCTGATGGGCGGCTATGGGGCGCTGATGGCCAAGATCGAAAAGCCCGCCGCCATTTCGCGTCTTGAGGAGATCGTCGAGCTTTCGGACGGTATCATGGTGGCGCGCGGCGATCTGGGCGTCGAACTCAATCCCGAAGAAGTGCCGCCGCTGCAAAAGCGCATTGTTGAAAGTGCACGTCGCCAGGGCAAACCGGTGGTCGTCGCAACGCAGATGCTCGAATCGATGATCGAGGCGCCGACGCCGACCCGTGCCGAAGTCTCGGACGTGGCCAACGCGGTCTATGATGGTGCGGACGCCGTGATGCTTTCAGCCGAAACGGCGGCGGGCGCGTGGCCTGAAGAAGCGGTGACGATCATGCATCGCATTGCCGCGCAAGTGGAAGCCGATCCGGGCTATGCCGCGCGCGTCCACTTTGTCGAAACGCTGCCCGACCCGACGACCGCCGATGCCCTGGCACAGGCTGCGGCGAGCATTGCCGAAACGCTGCCGATTGCCGGGATCATCGTGTTCACAGGCTCTGGCTCCACCGCGCGCCGGGTGGCGCGTGAACGGCCTGCCGTGCCGATGCTGGTGCTGACACCATCTGAAAAGACCGCGCGCAAGGTGGGCCTGCTGTGGGGCGCGCACGCGGTCAGCACCAGGGACATCGGCAGTTTCGAGGAAATGATCGCAAAGGGCAAACGCATGGCCTTGCGCCATGGCTTCGGCACGGCGGGGTCACGCCTTGTGGCGCTGGCCGGCGTTCCGTTCGGTACGCCGGGCGCAACCAACCTGTTGCACGTGGTCACGCTTACCGGCAACGAACTGGATCGCTACACCTGA
- a CDS encoding sensor domain-containing diguanylate cyclase translates to MAAKLSDKSERVFANNSLLDRAHIAAMAAQGVVLVAVLLNLVLQDHYHNQLAGIAALGLVIVFVLQLLLRRVAVALREQQRAQFTQTRDSREQIQELFAMTDMLQAAETYEDAAAVLMATARRLLPGYGAALYIFNNSRDRLDLARAWDMPEGVVAQEMLSPANCWALKRGKPHINAPHEMTLCCAHHGSQVASVELPMMASGQLHGLLILTHAEIDGAFDRLMDIRRMGRALSDSMSLALSNIALREKLRTQSLRDPLTGLYNRRYMEDALERFVSLGSRNGGSTAVVMLDLDNFKRLNDDHGHAKGDAVLRDVAAQIVGALRPTDVICRYGGEELVAILPDCSLEDALEKAELLRERIESLSGSHECAISASLGVATVPETATSATDILPIADAALYAAKKAGKNCVLASERRSGRDAPRLATINARQT, encoded by the coding sequence ATGGCCGCCAAGCTATCGGACAAGAGTGAGCGGGTCTTCGCCAACAATTCGTTGCTGGACCGCGCGCACATTGCAGCGATGGCAGCGCAGGGCGTGGTGCTCGTCGCGGTTCTGCTCAATCTCGTATTGCAAGATCATTACCACAACCAGCTTGCGGGCATCGCTGCGCTGGGGCTGGTCATCGTATTCGTGCTTCAGCTTCTTTTGCGACGCGTTGCTGTGGCGCTCCGCGAACAACAGCGCGCGCAGTTCACCCAGACCCGCGATTCCCGCGAACAGATCCAGGAACTGTTCGCGATGACGGACATGCTCCAGGCGGCCGAAACGTATGAGGACGCCGCCGCCGTTCTGATGGCCACCGCGCGGCGCCTGTTGCCCGGCTATGGTGCGGCGCTTTACATATTCAACAATTCGCGCGACCGGCTGGATCTGGCGCGGGCCTGGGACATGCCCGAAGGCGTTGTCGCTCAAGAGATGCTGTCCCCTGCAAACTGCTGGGCGCTGAAACGCGGCAAGCCACATATCAATGCACCGCACGAAATGACCTTGTGCTGCGCGCATCACGGTTCGCAAGTGGCCAGCGTGGAACTGCCGATGATGGCATCCGGCCAGCTTCATGGCCTGCTGATCCTGACCCATGCGGAAATCGACGGCGCATTCGACCGGCTGATGGACATTCGCCGGATGGGCCGGGCGCTATCGGATTCGATGTCGCTGGCACTGTCCAACATCGCCCTGCGCGAAAAGCTGCGTACGCAATCGCTGCGCGATCCACTGACCGGGTTGTACAACCGGCGCTATATGGAAGACGCGCTGGAGCGGTTCGTATCGCTCGGTTCGCGCAACGGCGGCAGCACCGCGGTCGTCATGCTGGATCTCGACAATTTCAAGCGACTCAACGACGACCATGGGCATGCCAAGGGCGATGCGGTGCTGCGCGACGTTGCCGCGCAGATCGTGGGCGCGTTGCGTCCCACCGATGTCATCTGCCGCTATGGTGGCGAAGAACTGGTCGCCATCCTGCCCGATTGTTCGCTGGAAGACGCGCTGGAAAAGGCCGAACTGCTGCGTGAACGCATCGAATCGCTGAGCGGCAGCCACGAATGCGCGATCAGTGCATCGCTGGGCGTTGCCACCGTGCCCGAAACCGCAACCTCTGCCACCGACATCCTGCCGATTGCAGACGCCGCGCTTTATGCCGCCAAGAAAGCGGGCAAGAACTGCGTACTGGCATCCGAACGACGATCAGGGCGCGATGCCCCGCGGCTGGCAACGATCAACGCAAGGCAGACCTGA
- a CDS encoding YggS family pyridoxal phosphate-dependent enzyme, with amino-acid sequence MEQAVPSSPLEQVRARIAGAARMAGRKAAEVTLIAISKTKPAEAILDLITQGQRVFGENRVQETQEKWPAIRAAHPDLQLHLVGQLQSNKAEEAVALFDCIHSLDRPSLVSALAKAQDKLGKRVPCFVQVNIGAEDQKGGCAVADLPTLLARARDSGIDVIGLMCVPPAGIEPAPFFALLDKLADDNSVAGLSMGMSDDLEIAVQLGATHVRVGSALFGTR; translated from the coding sequence ATGGAACAGGCAGTCCCTTCATCGCCGCTCGAACAGGTCCGCGCCCGCATTGCCGGGGCCGCCCGTATGGCAGGCCGCAAGGCGGCTGAAGTGACGCTGATCGCCATTTCGAAAACCAAGCCTGCCGAGGCGATTCTTGACCTGATAACACAGGGCCAGCGCGTGTTCGGCGAAAACCGCGTACAGGAAACGCAAGAGAAGTGGCCCGCGATCCGCGCCGCACATCCCGATCTGCAACTGCACCTTGTCGGCCAATTGCAATCGAACAAGGCTGAAGAAGCGGTCGCGCTGTTCGATTGCATCCATTCGCTTGACCGGCCCAGTCTGGTGAGCGCGCTTGCCAAGGCGCAGGACAAGCTGGGCAAGCGCGTACCGTGCTTCGTGCAGGTGAACATCGGGGCCGAGGACCAGAAGGGCGGCTGTGCCGTCGCTGATCTGCCCACGCTGCTGGCACGGGCGCGGGATAGCGGCATCGACGTGATCGGCCTGATGTGCGTTCCGCCTGCCGGGATCGAACCGGCACCGTTTTTCGCGCTGCTCGACAAACTTGCCGACGACAATAGTGTGGCCGGCTTGTCCATGGGCATGAGCGACGATCTGGAAATCGCGGTGCAACTGGGCGCGACGCACGTGCGCGTAGGTTCAGCTCTTTTCGGAACACGCTGA
- a CDS encoding thiamine phosphate synthase: MAKRQTNKRTPVPCLILLSDARNDAALDRTLARMPRGSALVFRHYHLPPAERRLRFTRLKRIARAHGITVVGARVPRGWGTDGIYGPARDVAGQPGLRLVTAHSLADVGAAARVRADAVLLSPVFRTRSHPGAAVLGPVRFALIARQSPVPVIALGGMTRRRAATLPVHGWAAIDGLTC, encoded by the coding sequence ATGGCAAAGCGCCAGACCAACAAACGGACTCCTGTCCCTTGTCTCATTCTCCTCAGCGACGCGCGCAACGATGCCGCGCTGGATCGCACCCTGGCGCGCATGCCACGCGGGAGTGCATTGGTGTTTCGCCATTACCATCTGCCCCCTGCCGAAAGACGCTTACGGTTCACCCGGCTGAAGCGCATTGCCCGCGCCCATGGCATCACCGTCGTCGGCGCAAGGGTGCCGCGCGGCTGGGGCACGGACGGTATTTACGGCCCCGCCCGCGATGTTGCGGGGCAGCCCGGCTTGCGTCTCGTCACCGCGCATTCGCTGGCCGACGTGGGTGCGGCGGCGCGGGTGCGGGCGGATGCAGTATTGCTGTCGCCGGTGTTCCGCACGCGATCTCATCCGGGCGCGGCGGTGCTGGGGCCGGTGCGGTTCGCCCTGATCGCGCGCCAGTCACCCGTTCCCGTGATCGCGCTGGGCGGGATGACGCGCCGCCGCGCTGCGACCCTGCCGGTCCACGGCTGGGCTGCCATCGACGGTCTGACGTGCTGA